In the genome of Bosea sp. BIWAKO-01, the window CTGGGACGGTGACGAGAGCGACTTGAGACGCGTCGACCCTCGAACGGGAGAGGTCCTGGAGACGCTTGATCTGCCGCCCGGCATGGGCGTGTCGGGCCTCGAGGCCGACGGTGGTGATCAGTTCTTCTGCGGCGGCGGAAACAGCGGCAAGATAAGAGCCGTCCGCCGACCGAGGCGCCTGGCTTAGGTCCCGATGTCCCGCCGGGCGCGCCCCGCCTGCATCGCAGTTCAGTTCGTCAGGACGGTGAACTCAGTCTCGATCGACGAGCAGTGTCGCTGATGATCGAAGCCGTAGATATGGATCGAGATCGCGTCCATGCTGCCGAGATTCTGCATGCGATGGATGTTGGGACCTGAGGGCAGCATGCAGCCCACGAAGCCGGGCATGCGCGCATGCTCCTGGGTGGGGACGGCACGGCTCTCGTCGACAGCGCGGTACCAGGTCTCGGTGACCGTACCGCTGATCACCCCGAAGCAGCAGGAGCAGTGGTGATCGTGGATCGACGTCGCTGCGCCGGGGCTCCAGACCATAGCCCAGACGCTGACCCCATCGTCGCCCGCAAGAAGGTTCCGGGCATAGCTGCCAGGCTTGCGCTCCAATGGCAGGCGGAGAATGCCTTCCGGATTGGCAACGATCTCTTCGAGCACCGCGCGGGCCGCCTTGAGGTAATCCCGGGAGAGGGTGCCGCTATCCGTCCGCAGGATCTGCAGCACATCTGCGCGCCTGCCCTCGCTCAAAAACCCCTGCATGGCGCGAACTCCCCTCTCCATCGCTTGCAGCAAGGATAACCCGGGAGGCGGGAAACGCATTTGCGATCTCGGTCAAAAATTCCCCATCTCTAGAAACTCATGCCAATTTTTTCTCTATCCTTGAAATTTGCTACTCATTCGATGATCAAACAGGCAACCGGATCGCGCGATCGCATGAGGGACCATGGCCAAGCTGGATGAGTTCGATCTCAGAATTCTCTCCTGCCTGCAGAGGGACGCCAGCATGCCGCTGGCCGAGCTCGCCGCAGAGGTTGGCCTCTCGGCCACTCCGTGCTGGCGCCGCGTGCAGAAGCTGGAAGGCAGCGGCCTCATTCGAAAGCGGGTGGCGCTGCTCGACCGGACAAGGCTGGGAGCCGGCGTAACCGTCTTCATCGCGGTCAAGACGAGCCGCCACTCGATGGAGTGGCTTGAGCGCTTCCACGCCGCCGTCGCCGACCTGCCCGAGATCGTCGATTTCTATCGGATGAGCGGCGAAATCGATTATCTGCTCAAGGCCTTCGTGCCCGATATCGCGGCCTATGACGCCCTCTACAAGAAGCTGATTTCACGCGTCGATCTCAACGACGTGACCTCCATGTTCGCAATGGAGGAGCTCAAGTCGACAACTGCGATCCCGCTAACCTTCGCCAAGGACGGTTCCTGAGCCCGGAGCAAGCGCCAGCAGCTGTCGCGCGCCAGTCCACCGGTCGCGCCATGCTCGGCAACCGCCGGCAGCCCCGGGAGATTCGCGTCCGGATCGGGCTCGGCCCCGTCAATGTCCGTGGTGACATTGTGCGTGGTCGGCCAGGGCCTCGATGATCGCACAGTCGCAAGCCTTGACGCCGCCCGAGCAGGTGGTGGCGATGCGAGCGAGCTCGGTCTCCAGCGAGCGCAGCTTCGCAATCTTGTCGCGGACCTCGTCGAGATGGCTGACCGCGATCGCATGGGCTTCATCGCAGGCCATCGCCGGATTGTCGGAGAGGCGGAGCAAGGTCCGGATGCCCTCGACCGGGAAGCCGAGATCGCGCGCGTGCTTGATGAAGGCGAGCCGCTCGATATGGCGACGTCCGTAGCGGCGCTGATTGCCTTCCGAACGCTCGGGTGGCGGCAGCAGCCCGACCTGCTCATAATAGCGAATGGTCTCGACCTTGACCCCGGTCCGATCGGAAAGTCCGCCGATCGGAACCACCCGTTCGAGTTTTTTTGCCTCCAGCATGATTTCCCTCTTGAACCTCTAGTCACTCCAGATTGTACATGGGGTGTCTCACAAGCCCGTCAAGCGGAGACAAGTCATGTCCAGCACTGCCCAAGCCAAGCCGCAGCTCCTGAGCTGGAAGGTCGGCGGCATGGACTGCGCAAGCTGCGCGGCGACCATTCGCGGCGCGGTGGAGCGCCTGCCCGGCGTCAGCGACGTCAAGCTTTCCGTCATGGCCGAGACGCTGTCGCTGGCCCTCGACGAGAGCCGCACCAAGCCGGCGGCAATCGAAAAGCGCGTCGCCAGTCTTGGCTACACC includes:
- a CDS encoding Lrp/AsnC family transcriptional regulator, with protein sequence MDEFDLRILSCLQRDASMPLAELAAEVGLSATPCWRRVQKLEGSGLIRKRVALLDRTRLGAGVTVFIAVKTSRHSMEWLERFHAAVADLPEIVDFYRMSGEIDYLLKAFVPDIAAYDALYKKLISRVDLNDVTSMFAMEELKSTTAIPLTFAKDGS
- a CDS encoding cysteine dioxygenase family protein — its product is MQGFLSEGRRADVLQILRTDSGTLSRDYLKAARAVLEEIVANPEGILRLPLERKPGSYARNLLAGDDGVSVWAMVWSPGAATSIHDHHCSCCFGVISGTVTETWYRAVDESRAVPTQEHARMPGFVGCMLPSGPNIHRMQNLGSMDAISIHIYGFDHQRHCSSIETEFTVLTN
- a CDS encoding helix-turn-helix domain-containing protein → MVPIGGLSDRTGVKVETIRYYEQVGLLPPPERSEGNQRRYGRRHIERLAFIKHARDLGFPVEGIRTLLRLSDNPAMACDEAHAIAVSHLDEVRDKIAKLRSLETELARIATTCSGGVKACDCAIIEALADHAQCHHGH